From Arthrobacter citreus, one genomic window encodes:
- a CDS encoding alpha/beta fold hydrolase: MSKWSRNLISTTRGNFEVFIKGEGEPLCVTHLYSEFNETGDYFAETFTKNHKVFLVNLRETGCSEAASESYQLSMIETIFDLEAIREALDLKQWGFAGHSTGGMLGIIYGVYFSNSLRYNIIVGAAAREYMTFSPHCIYNREHPHYARMQELNEMLKRSDLTVETRKELGVERTKLSLYEPERYEEMFNLNISKKMSGKRMNYFNRELKIFDVTRKLPLVTAPTLIMCGKNDVQCPLEYSIEMKELIPSSKLIIFNKSNHYPFLEENNLFSEELSLFIQNQSTLCN, from the coding sequence ATGAGTAAATGGAGTAGAAATCTAATTAGTACAACTCGTGGAAATTTCGAGGTGTTTATAAAAGGGGAAGGTGAACCACTTTGTGTAACACACCTATATTCTGAATTTAATGAAACAGGCGATTATTTTGCAGAAACGTTTACAAAGAACCATAAAGTTTTTTTAGTAAACTTGAGAGAAACAGGTTGTTCCGAAGCAGCTTCAGAGTCTTATCAACTTAGTATGATTGAAACTATATTTGACTTAGAAGCAATTCGTGAAGCATTAGATTTAAAACAATGGGGATTTGCAGGTCACTCAACTGGTGGGATGTTAGGGATTATTTATGGTGTCTATTTCTCAAATAGTTTACGCTATAATATTATTGTTGGAGCCGCAGCAAGAGAGTATATGACATTTTCTCCCCATTGTATCTATAATAGGGAACATCCTCATTACGCACGGATGCAAGAATTAAATGAAATGTTAAAACGTAGTGATTTAACTGTGGAAACTAGAAAAGAGTTAGGTGTTGAAAGAACAAAGTTATCCTTATACGAGCCTGAAAGGTATGAAGAAATGTTTAATTTAAATATTTCTAAGAAAATGTCAGGCAAAAGAATGAACTATTTTAATCGAGAGTTGAAAATATTTGATGTAACTAGAAAATTACCACTTGTCACTGCACCTACTTTAATTATGTGTGGCAAGAACGATGTGCAATGCCCATTAGAATATTCTATTGAAATGAAGGAATTGATCCCAAGTTCTAAGTTGATAATTTTTAATAAGAGTAATCACTATCCATTCCTTGAGGAAAATAATTTATTTAGTGAAGAGCTCAGTTTATTTATTCAAAATCAATCCACCTTATGCAACTAA
- a CDS encoding ParA family protein: MVTFGISKGGCSKSTSSGITSYLLSQEEKVLAIDMDGQGNLTSFLTGEYDICSIFEEKSILEAILNEDARSYIIKIKENLDLIPSNDFLATLPRRMYEKGLKLDALQKALEPVMEDYDWIIIDTPPALSEQTVLPLSTFSEAGSYAVVMFDGSMFAYYAIPKFLEIIEGAKERYNPTLETSGILFSLIDARAKENDVMEEAIEEDYPGLKFQSIIRRKAATRRLAITGFEENAELKAALEYYIPFVKELKERVHKNQPQR, from the coding sequence ATTGTCACATTCGGTATTAGTAAGGGTGGATGCTCTAAATCAACAAGTAGCGGTATCACTTCCTATCTATTAAGCCAAGAAGAGAAAGTGTTAGCTATTGACATGGATGGTCAAGGGAACTTAACTAGTTTCTTGACCGGAGAATATGACATTTGTAGTATCTTTGAAGAGAAGAGCATTTTAGAGGCAATCTTAAACGAAGATGCACGTTCTTACATAATTAAAATTAAAGAAAATCTGGACTTAATCCCATCTAATGATTTTCTGGCAACATTACCTAGAAGGATGTACGAAAAGGGGTTAAAGTTAGACGCCTTACAAAAAGCTCTTGAGCCTGTTATGGAGGACTATGACTGGATTATTATCGATACACCGCCAGCTTTATCCGAACAAACTGTATTACCATTAAGTACATTCTCCGAAGCTGGTAGCTACGCTGTTGTCATGTTTGATGGTTCCATGTTTGCTTACTATGCGATTCCAAAGTTTTTGGAGATCATCGAAGGGGCAAAAGAACGATACAATCCAACCTTAGAAACATCTGGTATTTTGTTCTCTTTGATTGATGCAAGGGCGAAAGAAAATGATGTGATGGAAGAAGCAATTGAAGAAGATTATCCTGGTCTAAAATTCCAATCTATTATTCGAAGAAAAGCGGCTACGAGACGTTTAGCCATCACAGGTTTTGAGGAAAATGCAGAATTAAAAGCAGCATTAGAATACTATATTCCCTTTGTGAAGGAGTTGAAGGAACGTGTCCACAAAAATCAACCTCAAAGATAA
- a CDS encoding ParM/StbA family protein produces the protein MEFKIASLDAGNDSLKGFIGGLSEENRIYIPNVIKRMDSRSMLSDENEPIEELHVHVTSRALKESAIYAVGNLAAKEVNNDVVSSRVKKGDSEQTIILLLTALALDAAKDSDKDVINVKYLLSTGLPLDEVKDDENARINFKKKLIESMHEVKFEQTPGGLKGKTVRIEFEDVIVSIEGYAAMINLTMDDHFIKKNQELLSKNLLITDIGGNTRDKAIIRNGKIDNESSEGDIAGIGNYLDLINKDLDREYRKTIFKSRRQLVENIIRENDPFIIKPDGKPVSIKSTVDNHLQTYAQLQYNDIIRTWDNVGDLDEIYIVGGSAAIIREQLEGLNKEGKGYELHFLEADESIWSIAKAYFKILYIVSKNKGIKLGLQKVGV, from the coding sequence ATGGAATTTAAGATTGCTTCGCTAGATGCTGGAAATGATAGTTTAAAAGGTTTTATTGGTGGTCTTTCTGAAGAAAATCGTATATACATACCGAATGTTATTAAAAGAATGGATTCACGATCTATGTTATCAGATGAGAATGAGCCAATTGAGGAACTACATGTTCATGTCACTTCTAGGGCTTTAAAAGAATCAGCAATCTATGCGGTTGGTAATTTAGCTGCGAAAGAAGTAAATAACGATGTCGTATCTTCTCGTGTTAAAAAAGGGGATTCTGAGCAAACAATCATTCTACTTCTTACTGCACTTGCATTGGATGCAGCTAAAGATTCAGATAAAGACGTAATAAACGTAAAATACTTATTGAGTACAGGCTTACCCTTAGATGAGGTAAAAGATGATGAAAATGCACGGATTAATTTTAAGAAAAAACTGATAGAGAGTATGCATGAAGTGAAATTCGAACAAACCCCTGGAGGGTTAAAAGGAAAAACAGTTCGAATAGAGTTTGAAGACGTTATTGTAAGTATTGAGGGATATGCAGCAATGATTAATCTAACGATGGACGATCATTTTATTAAGAAAAATCAAGAACTACTGTCTAAAAATCTACTAATCACGGACATTGGTGGAAATACTAGAGATAAAGCGATTATACGAAATGGAAAAATTGATAATGAAAGCTCTGAAGGGGATATTGCTGGGATTGGTAATTACCTTGATTTAATAAATAAAGATTTAGACCGGGAATATAGAAAAACCATTTTCAAATCAAGACGCCAACTTGTAGAAAATATTATACGTGAGAACGATCCATTTATTATTAAGCCTGATGGAAAGCCTGTATCAATTAAATCAACTGTAGATAATCATCTACAAACTTACGCTCAATTGCAATACAACGATATCATAAGGACATGGGATAATGTTGGCGATCTAGATGAAATTTATATTGTAGGTGGTTCGGCAGCTATCATTCGCGAACAATTAGAAGGTTTAAATAAAGAAGGTAAAGGATATGAACTACATTTTTTAGAAGCAGATGAGAGTATTTGGAGCATTGCAAAGGCTTACTTCAAAATCCTATACATTGTTTCTAAAAATAAAGGGATTAAACTAGGCTTACAAAAAGTAGGTGTTTAA